In Pseudomonas sp. GCEP-101, one DNA window encodes the following:
- the trmA gene encoding tRNA (uridine(54)-C5)-methyltransferase TrmA, which produces MSSPRFDPSLYDSQLAEKAARLRELLAPFAAPEPAVFDSPREHYRLRAEFRLWREGEARHYAMFEQGDKHTPILIEEFPIASRRINELMPRLKAAWAEPTLGHKLFQVEFLTTLAGDALITLCYHRPVDAAWQAAAEKLAAELGVSIVGRSRGKRLVVGRDYVSEELTVAGRTFRYRQPEGAFTQPNGEVCQKMLSWAYEALGQREDDLLELYCGNGNFTLPLATRVRKVLATEISKTSVNAALANLADNAVDNVTLVRLSAEELTQALNDVRPFRRLADVDLKSYAFGSVFVDPPRAGMDPDTCELTRRFDNILYISCNPETLAQNIAQLHDTHQVSRCALFDQFPYTHHMEAGVLLTRR; this is translated from the coding sequence ATGAGCAGTCCGCGTTTCGATCCCTCCCTGTACGACAGCCAACTGGCCGAGAAGGCCGCGCGTCTGCGCGAGCTGCTGGCGCCCTTCGCCGCGCCGGAGCCTGCGGTGTTCGATTCGCCCCGCGAGCATTACCGCCTGCGCGCCGAATTCCGCCTGTGGCGCGAGGGCGAGGCACGCCATTACGCGATGTTCGAGCAGGGCGACAAGCACACGCCGATCCTGATCGAGGAGTTCCCCATCGCCAGCCGGCGCATCAACGAACTGATGCCGCGCCTGAAGGCTGCCTGGGCCGAGCCGACGCTGGGCCACAAGCTGTTCCAGGTGGAGTTCCTCACCACCCTGGCGGGCGACGCGCTGATCACCCTGTGCTACCACCGCCCGGTCGATGCTGCCTGGCAGGCCGCCGCCGAGAAGCTGGCCGCCGAGCTGGGCGTCAGCATCGTCGGCCGCTCCCGCGGCAAGCGCCTGGTCGTCGGTCGTGATTACGTGAGCGAGGAACTGACCGTCGCCGGCCGCACCTTCCGCTACCGTCAGCCGGAGGGCGCTTTCACCCAGCCCAACGGCGAGGTCTGCCAGAAGATGCTCAGCTGGGCGTACGAAGCCCTGGGCCAGCGCGAGGACGACCTGCTGGAGCTGTACTGCGGCAACGGCAACTTCACCCTGCCGCTGGCCACCCGCGTGCGCAAGGTGCTGGCCACGGAGATCAGCAAGACGTCGGTGAACGCCGCCCTGGCGAACCTCGCCGACAACGCCGTGGACAACGTCACCCTGGTGCGTCTCTCCGCCGAGGAGCTGACCCAGGCGTTGAACGACGTGCGGCCGTTCCGCCGCCTGGCCGACGTCGACCTGAAGTCCTACGCCTTCGGCAGCGTGTTCGTCGACCCGCCGCGCGCCGGCATGGACCCGGACACCTGCGAGCTGACCCGGCGCTTCGACAACATCCTGTACATCTCCTGCAATCCGGAGACCCTGGCGCAGAACATCGCCCAGCTGCACGACACCCACCAGGTGAGCCGCTGCGCACTGTTCGACCAGTTCCCCTACACGCACCACATGGAAGCCGGCGTACTGCTGACCCGCCGCTGA
- a CDS encoding NCS2 family permease, which translates to MLEKLFQLKAHNTNVRTEILAGITTFLTMAYILFVNPSILGETGMDKGAIFVATCLAAAIGSAVMGLIANYPIALAPGMGLNAFFTYTVVLHMGHTWQVALGAVFLSACMFFVISIFRIREWIINSIPLALRSAIAAGIGLFLALIALKESGIVVANQATLVGMGDLAKPAPLLAILGFILIVALEARRVTGAVMIGILVVTFISIAIGVSQFGGVVSMPPSLAPTFLQLDIKGALDIGLFSVIFAFLFVDLFDNSGTLIGVAKRAGLMGKDGHMPKMGRALIADSSAAMVGSLLGTSTTTSYIESAAGVSAGGRTGLTAIVVAVLFLLALFFAPLAGNVPAFATAPALFFVAVLMASGLAEIDWDDLTVAAPVVVTALAMPLTFSIANGIAFGFITWTACKLLSGRFRELNPALVILSILFVIKLGWFNA; encoded by the coding sequence ATGCTGGAAAAGCTGTTCCAACTCAAGGCACACAACACCAATGTGCGCACCGAGATCCTGGCGGGTATCACTACCTTCCTGACCATGGCCTACATCCTCTTCGTCAACCCGAGCATCCTCGGCGAGACCGGCATGGATAAGGGCGCGATCTTCGTCGCCACCTGCCTGGCCGCGGCCATCGGCTCGGCGGTGATGGGCCTGATCGCCAACTACCCGATCGCCCTGGCGCCCGGCATGGGCCTGAACGCCTTCTTCACCTACACGGTGGTCCTGCACATGGGCCACACCTGGCAGGTGGCGCTCGGTGCGGTATTCCTCTCCGCGTGCATGTTCTTCGTGATTTCGATCTTCCGCATCCGCGAGTGGATCATCAACAGCATCCCGCTGGCGCTGCGCTCGGCGATCGCCGCCGGCATCGGCCTGTTCCTCGCGCTGATCGCGCTGAAGGAATCGGGCATCGTCGTCGCCAACCAGGCCACCCTGGTGGGCATGGGCGACCTGGCCAAGCCGGCGCCGCTGCTGGCGATCCTCGGTTTCATCCTGATCGTCGCCCTGGAAGCGCGCCGTGTGACCGGCGCCGTGATGATCGGCATCCTGGTGGTGACCTTCATCTCCATCGCCATCGGCGTCTCCCAGTTCGGCGGCGTGGTGTCGATGCCGCCGTCGCTGGCGCCGACCTTCCTGCAGCTGGATATCAAGGGGGCGCTGGATATCGGCCTGTTCAGCGTGATCTTCGCCTTCCTCTTCGTCGACCTGTTCGACAACTCCGGCACCCTGATCGGCGTGGCCAAGCGCGCCGGCCTGATGGGCAAGGACGGGCACATGCCGAAGATGGGCCGTGCGCTGATCGCCGACAGCTCCGCCGCCATGGTCGGTTCCCTGCTGGGCACCTCCACCACCACCAGCTACATCGAGTCGGCGGCGGGCGTTTCCGCGGGCGGTCGCACCGGCCTGACCGCCATCGTGGTCGCCGTGCTGTTCCTGCTGGCGCTGTTCTTCGCCCCGCTGGCGGGCAACGTGCCGGCCTTCGCCACTGCGCCCGCGCTGTTCTTCGTCGCCGTGCTGATGGCCTCGGGCCTGGCCGAGATCGACTGGGACGACCTGACCGTCGCCGCCCCGGTGGTGGTAACCGCCCTGGCCATGCCGCTGACCTTCTCCATCGCCAACGGCATCGCCTTCGGCTTCATCACCTGGACCGCCTGCAAGCTCCTGTCCGGCCGCTTCCGCGAGCTGAACCCGGCGCTGGTCATCCTCTCGATTCTGTTCGTGATCAAGCTGGGCTGGTTCAACGCTTGA
- a CDS encoding SecDF P1 head subdomain-containing protein: MKRSIPIHVASFLVAALLGACAGAPPSAPQHSFDVHAVAEKPTASTRTLADPQGKAVLVATHPALTQRDVQRAELASVADGKPAVRVLFTPEASQRLATLTQEEQGKALAVVIDGQLRLLPKVTRVVTDGQVMLKGFASPAEAQTLVRRLNELRGAPVQPEQRSGGQP; this comes from the coding sequence ATGAAACGCTCTATTCCGATTCACGTCGCCTCATTTTTGGTCGCCGCCTTGTTGGGCGCCTGCGCCGGTGCGCCGCCGTCGGCGCCGCAGCACAGCTTCGACGTGCACGCCGTGGCCGAGAAGCCCACCGCCAGCACCCGCACGCTCGCCGATCCGCAGGGCAAGGCGGTGCTGGTGGCCACCCATCCCGCCTTGACCCAGCGCGACGTGCAGCGCGCCGAACTGGCCAGCGTAGCCGACGGCAAACCCGCCGTGCGCGTGCTGTTCACGCCCGAAGCCAGCCAGCGCCTGGCGACATTGACCCAAGAGGAGCAGGGCAAGGCCCTGGCGGTGGTCATCGACGGACAACTGCGCCTGCTGCCCAAGGTGACGCGGGTGGTGACCGACGGCCAGGTGATGCTCAAGGGCTTCGCCAGCCCGGCGGAGGCCCAGACACTGGTGCGCCGGCTCAACGAGCTGCGGGGTGCACCGGTACAGCCGGAGCAGAGGTCGGGCGGGCAGCCCTAG
- the glyA gene encoding serine hydroxymethyltransferase translates to MFSRDLTLARYDAELFAAMEQEAQRQEEHIELIASENYTSPAVMEAQGSVLTNKYAEGYPGKRYYGGCEYVDVVEQLAIDRAKELFGADYANVQPHAGSQANAAVYLALLSAGDTILGMSLAHGGHLTHGASVSSSGKLYNAVQYGITDAGLIDYDEVERLAVEHKPKMIVAGFSAYSQVLDFARFRAIADKVGAYLFVDMAHVAGLVAAGVYPNPVPFADVVTTTTHKTLRGPRGGLILARKNEEIEKKLNSAVFPGAQGGPLEHVIAAKAVCFKEALQPEFKAYQQQVLKNAQAMASVFIERGFDVVSGGTQNHLFLLSLIKQDITGKDADAALGRAFITVNKNSVPNDPRSPFVTSGLRIGTPAVTTRGFKEAECRELAGWICDILTNMGDESVVDGVREKVKAICAKFPVYGN, encoded by the coding sequence ATGTTCAGCCGTGATTTGACCCTCGCCCGCTACGATGCCGAACTCTTCGCCGCGATGGAGCAGGAAGCCCAGCGCCAGGAAGAGCACATCGAGCTCATCGCCTCCGAGAACTACACCAGCCCGGCGGTGATGGAAGCCCAGGGTTCGGTGCTGACCAACAAATACGCCGAAGGCTACCCGGGCAAGCGCTACTACGGTGGTTGCGAGTACGTCGACGTCGTCGAGCAACTGGCCATCGACCGCGCCAAGGAACTGTTCGGCGCCGACTACGCCAACGTCCAGCCGCACGCCGGCTCCCAGGCCAACGCCGCTGTCTACCTGGCCCTGCTGTCGGCCGGTGACACCATCCTGGGCATGAGCCTGGCCCACGGCGGCCACCTGACCCACGGCGCCTCCGTCTCCTCCTCCGGCAAGCTGTACAACGCCGTGCAGTACGGCATCACCGACGCTGGCCTGATCGACTACGACGAAGTCGAGCGCCTGGCCGTCGAGCACAAGCCGAAGATGATCGTCGCCGGCTTCTCCGCCTACTCCCAGGTCCTGGACTTCGCCCGCTTCCGCGCCATCGCGGACAAGGTCGGTGCCTACCTGTTCGTCGACATGGCCCACGTGGCCGGTCTGGTCGCCGCTGGCGTCTACCCGAACCCGGTGCCGTTCGCCGACGTGGTCACCACCACCACCCACAAGACCCTGCGCGGCCCGCGCGGCGGCCTGATCCTCGCTCGCAAGAACGAAGAGATCGAGAAGAAGCTGAACTCCGCCGTCTTCCCGGGCGCCCAGGGTGGCCCGCTGGAGCACGTGATCGCCGCCAAGGCCGTGTGCTTCAAGGAAGCCCTGCAGCCCGAGTTCAAGGCCTACCAGCAGCAGGTCCTGAAGAACGCCCAGGCCATGGCCAGCGTGTTCATCGAGCGCGGCTTCGACGTGGTGTCCGGCGGTACCCAGAACCACCTGTTCCTGCTGTCCCTGATCAAGCAGGACATCACCGGTAAGGATGCCGACGCCGCCCTGGGTCGTGCCTTCATCACCGTGAACAAGAACAGCGTACCGAACGACCCGCGTTCGCCGTTCGTCACCTCCGGCCTGCGCATCGGCACCCCTGCCGTGACCACCCGCGGCTTCAAGGAAGCCGAGTGCCGCGAACTGGCCGGCTGGATCTGCGACATCCTGACCAACATGGGCGACGAGTCCGTGGTGGACGGCGTGCGCGAGAAGGTCAAGGCCATCTGCGCCAAGTTCCCGGTGTACGGCAACTAA
- a CDS encoding EAL domain-containing protein yields MATRTALVLLVLFMLGLLGWQLHQELRSQERFERERVMLHGEQMAQRIALTLELKAVAAQALLQQEQDREPGDVHAPLIAGLRHIYPAFHSLVRLDADGWPIRDTASGIKDAAFIRALRQRSAQQGYHYAFSEDNGGHFYVWLKATEEGEGDSVIRLDEKVARQGWAKQIHPESPAWILVDDVQQKVLGRSSGYRPGPLSAASPLEQAQSLNGLAIANTDWQLHPQFDDRQVRATLLPRLGGELALLLVLGGIAGAALLRLQREQQNLRALTVESQQGLRQAAQALGAIDERVLVTHADGRLAYLNPQAEQLFGIAADKAGDHHLLELLPGLGGALNNADASADSTAELVRVNDSGQARLFAVSHHSLDDSPVSAERSWVLRGNLPQGRQVWVLRDVTEEQQALHILEETRRRYQDIFDGVGVALCVLDLSALRQSLVDLNLRRQSDLHDWLATQPERLHWLLRQVRITEINNVAKRLMGVSTTEQAWQILVGGAGMRPDGVRSKVLEAVLHGHGMVELEACIHTRQGEQRHLWLQLRVPEMIQDFHAVTLSLSDITSRKQVELSLIEREKFWSDAVRAVPDTLYIHDIAARRVIFSNHNLGHQLGYSSDELREMGERFWEKVLHPDDVEYYWRVRNLQQVVGDGLLLDSQLRWRHRDGSWHWFDIREQAFTRDAGGRVARLIGVAKDITDTVEAHNSLRESGRRYRMLAESISDVILSTDAQVKLNYISPSIQQVFGYSPEWVLANGFQQVAANPAQLERLEELLHRVRTAIGEPKRLAELRENAEPQLFSLDCLHADGHKIPVELRIALMWDDHGRFEGLLGVARDVSQQRRAEREMRMAATVFEHSTAAIMVTDPAGYIVQINDSFSRLTGYSAEEVLDQLPRLLTADRQEANQLKHVMESLLKSGSWEGEILQKRKNGELYPSWVGITAVHDEEGDLVSFVCFFSDISERKASERRIHRLAYYDALTHLPNRTLFQDRLHTALLQAERHQQWVVLMFLDLDRFKPINDSLGHAAGDRMLKEVAERLSLCVSDDDTVARMGGDEFTLLLPGQKDREKALKQAIQVAEQILSSLARPFTLEGREFFVTASIGVALSPQDGAELSQLMKNADTAMYHAKEMGKNNFQFYQAEMNARALERLELESDLRRAIEQEEFILHYQPQFTGDGRRLTGAEALLRWQHPKRGLIPPAEFVPVLEELGLVAQVGDWLLEQACLQLRAWHRDKVRVPKISVNLSARQFADGQLGERIAGILADTGIAPACLELELTESILMSDVSQAMQILQGLKRLGLAIAVDDFGTGYSSLNYLKQFPIDVLKIDRSFVDGLPHGEQDAQIARAIIAMAHSLNLMVIAEGVESHEQLEFLREHGCDEVQGFLFGRPVPADQFAALFASNAIFLLG; encoded by the coding sequence GTGGCGACCCGGACCGCGCTGGTGCTGCTGGTGCTGTTCATGCTCGGCCTGCTGGGCTGGCAACTGCACCAGGAGCTCCGCAGCCAGGAGCGCTTCGAGCGTGAGCGGGTCATGCTGCATGGCGAACAGATGGCCCAGCGCATCGCCCTGACCCTGGAGCTCAAGGCCGTGGCGGCGCAAGCCCTGCTGCAGCAGGAGCAGGACCGCGAACCCGGCGACGTGCACGCGCCGCTGATCGCCGGCCTCAGGCACATCTACCCGGCCTTCCACAGCCTGGTCCGCCTGGATGCCGACGGCTGGCCCATTCGCGATACCGCCAGCGGCATCAAGGATGCGGCGTTCATCAGGGCCTTGCGCCAGCGCAGCGCGCAGCAGGGCTACCACTATGCCTTCAGCGAGGACAACGGCGGCCACTTCTATGTCTGGCTGAAGGCCACCGAGGAAGGTGAAGGCGACAGCGTCATTCGCCTCGACGAGAAGGTCGCCCGGCAGGGCTGGGCGAAGCAGATCCATCCCGAGTCGCCGGCCTGGATCCTGGTCGACGACGTTCAGCAGAAGGTCCTCGGCCGCTCCAGCGGCTACCGTCCCGGCCCGCTGTCGGCCGCCTCGCCGCTGGAACAGGCGCAGAGCCTGAACGGCCTGGCCATTGCGAACACCGACTGGCAGTTGCACCCGCAATTCGACGACCGCCAGGTTCGCGCCACGCTGCTGCCGCGCCTGGGCGGCGAACTGGCGCTGCTGTTGGTGCTGGGCGGTATCGCCGGCGCCGCCCTGCTGCGCCTGCAACGTGAACAGCAGAACCTGCGGGCCTTGACCGTGGAGTCGCAGCAGGGGCTGCGCCAGGCCGCGCAAGCGCTGGGCGCCATCGACGAGCGCGTGCTGGTGACCCACGCCGACGGCCGCCTCGCCTACCTCAACCCCCAGGCCGAGCAACTGTTCGGCATCGCTGCCGACAAGGCCGGCGATCATCACCTGCTGGAACTGCTGCCCGGCCTTGGCGGCGCGCTCAACAATGCCGACGCCTCGGCCGACAGCACCGCGGAGCTGGTACGCGTGAACGACAGCGGCCAGGCCCGGCTGTTCGCCGTCAGCCACCACTCGCTGGACGACAGCCCCGTCTCGGCGGAGCGCAGCTGGGTGCTGCGCGGCAACCTGCCCCAGGGCAGGCAGGTCTGGGTGCTGCGCGACGTCACCGAGGAGCAGCAGGCGCTGCACATCCTCGAGGAAACCCGCCGGCGCTACCAGGACATCTTCGATGGCGTCGGCGTCGCGCTCTGCGTGCTCGACCTGTCCGCCCTGCGCCAGAGCCTGGTGGATCTCAACCTGCGCCGCCAGAGCGACCTGCACGACTGGCTGGCGACACAACCCGAGCGCCTGCACTGGCTGCTGCGCCAGGTGCGCATCACCGAGATCAACAATGTCGCCAAGCGCCTGATGGGCGTGAGCACCACCGAACAGGCCTGGCAGATCCTCGTCGGCGGTGCGGGCATGCGCCCGGACGGCGTGCGCAGCAAGGTGCTCGAAGCCGTGCTGCACGGCCACGGCATGGTCGAGCTGGAAGCCTGCATCCATACCCGCCAGGGCGAGCAGCGCCACCTGTGGCTGCAGCTGCGCGTGCCGGAGATGATCCAGGACTTCCACGCCGTCACCCTCAGCTTGTCGGACATCACCAGCCGCAAACAGGTCGAGCTGTCGCTGATCGAGCGTGAGAAGTTCTGGTCCGACGCGGTGCGCGCGGTGCCCGACACCCTGTACATCCACGACATCGCGGCGCGCCGGGTGATCTTCAGCAACCACAACCTGGGCCACCAGCTCGGCTACAGCAGCGACGAGCTGCGCGAGATGGGCGAGCGTTTCTGGGAGAAGGTGCTGCACCCGGACGACGTCGAATACTACTGGCGCGTGCGCAACCTGCAGCAGGTGGTGGGCGACGGCCTGCTGCTGGACAGCCAGTTGCGCTGGCGCCACCGCGACGGCAGCTGGCACTGGTTCGACATCCGCGAGCAGGCCTTCACCCGCGACGCGGGCGGCCGCGTGGCGCGGCTGATCGGCGTGGCCAAGGACATCACCGACACCGTCGAGGCGCACAACTCCCTGCGCGAGAGCGGCCGCCGCTACCGCATGCTCGCCGAGAGCATCAGCGACGTGATCCTCTCCACCGACGCCCAGGTCAAGCTCAACTACATCAGCCCGTCGATCCAGCAGGTGTTCGGCTACAGCCCCGAATGGGTGCTCGCCAACGGTTTCCAGCAGGTGGCCGCCAACCCGGCGCAGCTCGAACGCCTGGAAGAACTCCTGCACCGTGTGCGCACCGCCATCGGCGAGCCCAAGCGCCTGGCGGAACTGCGTGAGAACGCCGAGCCGCAACTGTTCAGCCTCGACTGCCTGCACGCCGATGGCCACAAGATTCCCGTCGAGCTGCGCATCGCCCTGATGTGGGACGACCATGGCCGCTTCGAAGGCCTGCTCGGCGTCGCCCGCGACGTCAGCCAGCAACGCCGCGCCGAACGCGAGATGCGCATGGCGGCGACGGTATTCGAGCATTCCACGGCGGCGATCATGGTCACCGACCCGGCCGGCTACATCGTGCAGATCAACGATTCCTTCAGCCGCCTCACCGGTTACTCCGCCGAGGAAGTGCTGGACCAATTGCCGCGCCTGCTCACCGCCGACCGCCAGGAAGCCAACCAGCTCAAGCACGTGATGGAAAGCCTGCTCAAGAGCGGCAGCTGGGAAGGCGAGATCCTGCAGAAGCGCAAGAACGGCGAGCTGTACCCGAGCTGGGTCGGCATCACCGCGGTGCACGACGAGGAAGGCGACCTGGTCAGCTTCGTCTGCTTCTTCAGCGACATCAGCGAGCGCAAGGCCAGCGAGCGGCGCATCCACCGCCTGGCCTACTACGACGCCCTGACCCACCTGCCCAACCGCACGCTGTTCCAGGACCGCCTGCACACCGCGCTGCTGCAGGCCGAACGGCACCAGCAGTGGGTGGTGCTGATGTTCCTCGACCTCGACCGCTTCAAGCCGATCAACGACTCCCTCGGCCACGCCGCGGGCGATCGCATGCTCAAGGAAGTGGCCGAGCGGCTGAGCCTGTGCGTCAGCGACGACGACACCGTGGCGCGCATGGGCGGCGACGAGTTCACCCTGCTGCTGCCCGGCCAGAAGGACCGCGAGAAGGCGCTGAAACAGGCGATCCAGGTCGCCGAGCAGATCCTCTCCAGCCTCGCCCGCCCCTTCACCCTGGAAGGCCGCGAGTTCTTCGTCACCGCCAGCATCGGCGTGGCGCTGTCGCCGCAGGACGGCGCCGAGCTCAGCCAATTGATGAAGAACGCCGACACGGCGATGTACCACGCCAAGGAAATGGGCAAGAACAACTTCCAGTTCTACCAGGCCGAGATGAACGCCCGCGCCCTGGAGCGCCTGGAACTGGAAAGCGACCTGCGCCGCGCCATCGAGCAGGAAGAATTCATCCTCCACTACCAGCCGCAGTTCACCGGTGACGGCCGCCGCCTGACCGGCGCCGAGGCGCTGCTGCGCTGGCAGCATCCCAAGCGCGGGCTGATCCCGCCGGCCGAGTTCGTGCCGGTGCTGGAAGAGCTCGGCCTGGTCGCCCAGGTCGGCGACTGGCTGCTGGAGCAGGCCTGTCTGCAACTGCGTGCCTGGCACCGCGACAAGGTGCGGGTGCCGAAGATTTCCGTGAACCTCTCGGCCCGGCAGTTCGCCGACGGCCAGTTGGGCGAACGCATCGCCGGCATCCTCGCGGACACCGGCATCGCCCCGGCATGCCTGGAGCTGGAGCTGACCGAAAGCATCCTGATGAGCGACGTTTCCCAGGCGATGCAGATCCTTCAGGGCCTTAAACGCCTGGGCCTGGCGATTGCGGTGGACGACTTCGGCACCGGCTATTCGTCGCTCAACTATTTGAAGCAGTTCCCCATCGACGTGCTGAAGATCGACCGCAGCTTCGTCGACGGCCTGCCCCACGGCGAGCAGGACGCACAGATCGCCCGCGCCATCATCGCCATGGCCCACAGCCTGAACCTGATGGTGATCGCCGAGGGCGTGGAGAGCCACGAGCAGCTCGAATTCCTCCGCGAGCACGGCTGTGACGAAGTGCAAGGCTTCCTCTTCGGCCGCCCGGTGCCGGCCGACCAGTTCGCCGCGCTGTTCGCCAGCAACGCCATCTTCCTGCTGGGCTGA
- the ettA gene encoding energy-dependent translational throttle protein EttA, producing MAQYVYTMHRVGKVVPPKREILKDISLSFFPGAKIGVLGLNGAGKSTLLRIMAGVDTEIEGEARPMPGINVGYLPQEPKLDPQATVREIVEEAVGQIKAAQARLDEVYAAYAEPDADFDALAAEQAKLEAILQASDGHNLERQLEVAADALRLPPWDAKIEHLSGGEKRRVALCRLLLSAPDMLLLDEPTNHLDADSVAWLEHFLHDFPGTVVAITHDRYFLDNVAGWILELDRGHGIPFEGNYSGWLESKANRLAQEAKQEASHAKAMKAELEWVRQGAKGRQAKSKARLQRFEELQSQEFQKRSETNEIYIPAGPRLGDKVIELHNVTKGYGERVLIDNLSLSIPKGAIVGVIGGNGAGKSTLFRMLTGKEQPDSGTIEIGETVQIASVDQSREILEGNKTVWEQVSDGFEQIKIGNYEVPSRSYVGRFNFKGGDQQKFVKDLSGGERGRLHLALTLKQGGNVLLLDEPSNDLDVETLRALEEALLDFPGAAIVISHDRWFLDRIATHILSYEDDGKVVFFEGNYTEFEADRKKRLGDAASQPHRVRYKKLA from the coding sequence ATGGCTCAATACGTCTACACCATGCACCGGGTCGGCAAGGTCGTGCCGCCCAAGCGTGAAATCCTCAAGGACATCTCCCTGTCGTTCTTCCCTGGCGCCAAGATCGGCGTGCTGGGCCTGAACGGCGCGGGTAAATCCACCCTGCTGCGCATCATGGCCGGCGTCGATACCGAGATCGAAGGTGAAGCCCGCCCGATGCCCGGCATCAACGTCGGTTACCTGCCGCAGGAGCCCAAGCTCGACCCGCAGGCCACCGTGCGCGAGATCGTCGAAGAGGCCGTCGGTCAGATCAAGGCAGCCCAGGCTCGCCTGGACGAGGTCTACGCCGCCTACGCCGAGCCGGACGCCGACTTCGACGCCCTGGCTGCCGAGCAGGCGAAGCTGGAGGCCATCCTCCAGGCTTCCGACGGCCACAACCTGGAGCGCCAGCTGGAAGTCGCCGCCGACGCCCTGCGCCTGCCGCCGTGGGACGCCAAGATTGAACACCTCTCCGGTGGCGAGAAGCGCCGTGTGGCGCTGTGCCGCCTGCTGCTGTCCGCGCCGGACATGCTGCTGCTCGACGAACCGACCAACCACCTGGACGCCGACTCCGTCGCCTGGCTGGAGCACTTCCTCCACGACTTCCCGGGCACCGTGGTGGCGATCACCCACGACCGCTACTTCCTCGACAACGTTGCCGGCTGGATCCTCGAACTCGACCGTGGCCACGGCATCCCGTTCGAAGGCAACTACTCCGGCTGGCTGGAATCCAAGGCCAACCGCCTGGCCCAGGAAGCCAAGCAGGAAGCCTCCCACGCCAAGGCCATGAAGGCCGAACTGGAGTGGGTACGCCAGGGCGCCAAGGGTCGCCAGGCCAAGTCCAAGGCCCGTCTGCAACGCTTCGAGGAACTGCAATCGCAGGAATTCCAGAAGCGCAGCGAGACCAACGAGATCTACATTCCGGCCGGCCCGCGCCTGGGCGACAAGGTCATCGAGCTGCACAACGTCACCAAGGGCTACGGCGAGCGCGTGCTGATCGACAACCTGTCGCTGAGCATTCCCAAGGGCGCCATCGTCGGCGTGATCGGCGGCAACGGCGCGGGTAAATCGACCCTGTTCCGCATGCTGACCGGCAAGGAGCAACCGGACTCGGGCACCATCGAGATCGGCGAAACCGTGCAGATCGCCAGCGTCGACCAGAGCCGCGAAATCCTCGAAGGCAACAAGACCGTGTGGGAGCAGGTTTCCGACGGCTTCGAGCAGATCAAGATCGGCAACTACGAAGTCCCGTCGCGCAGCTACGTCGGCCGCTTCAACTTCAAGGGCGGCGACCAGCAGAAGTTCGTCAAGGACCTCTCCGGTGGTGAGCGTGGCCGCCTGCACCTGGCCCTGACCCTGAAGCAGGGCGGCAACGTGCTGCTGCTCGACGAACCGTCCAACGACCTCGACGTGGAAACCCTGCGTGCGCTGGAAGAAGCGCTGCTGGACTTCCCCGGCGCCGCCATCGTGATTTCCCACGATCGCTGGTTCCTGGACCGCATCGCGACCCACATCCTCTCCTACGAGGACGACGGCAAGGTGGTCTTCTTCGAAGGCAACTACACCGAGTTCGAAGCCGACCGTAAGAAACGCCTGGGCGACGCGGCCTCGCAGCCGCACCGCGTGCGTTACAAGAAGCTGGCGTAA